A portion of the Brassica oleracea var. oleracea cultivar TO1000 unplaced genomic scaffold, BOL UnpScaffold01153, whole genome shotgun sequence genome contains these proteins:
- the LOC106320963 gene encoding uncharacterized protein LOC106320963: protein MGYSSLVSCFFFLFIIYNGYDVYVYVSIYRLSLTLFAQHLYGLTFSPSLTHFVIMKDTKKKIPCSKKLGGYLREQKGRLYIIRRCVVMLICWSD from the exons ATGGGATACAGTTCCCTTGTTAgttgtttctttttcctttttattatctataatGGGTATGATGTGTACGTGTATGTGAGTATATATAGGTTAAGTCTTACTCTCTTTGCACAACATCTTTATGGTCTCACTTTCTCTCCGTCACTCACAC ATTTTGTTATCATGAAAGACACCAAGAAGAAGATTCCATGCAGCAAGAAGCTTGGAGGATATTTGAGAGAGCAAAAGGGACGGCTGTACATCATCAGAAGATGCGTGGTCATGCTCATTTGTTGGAGTGACTAA